The proteins below come from a single Xiphophorus couchianus chromosome 20, X_couchianus-1.0, whole genome shotgun sequence genomic window:
- the LOC114135305 gene encoding inter-alpha-trypsin inhibitor heavy chain H3-like isoform X5: MGRASVLLTVFGLLLALTASLPNKDDWDIYSFHINSTVTSRYATTVITSRVANRMNEPKEIEFHVQIPKNAFISRFRMMMDGQVYDGVVKTKEQAQEQYTRAVSRGESAGIVRSVGRTMEEFKTSVTVAAHKKVTFELTYEELLKRTHGKYELQIYARPMKPVEDFKADVHIHEKAGVSFVDVKGGLSTKALANAITKTHADKQAWVHFYPTVDQQKNCDSCGEEGMNGDLVITYDVNRDNGFGDIKTSDGYFIHHFAPSSLPRIPKNVVFVIDRSGSMRGRKITQTRTALLRILNDLAEDDFFGLISFDREIIHFKPELVQATALNLEGAREFVRNIEDRGSTDINAAVLEGARILNEHPREGSASILILLTDGDPTSGVTNFDTIQSNVKQAIAGKFPLYCLGFGFDVKFEFLEKMSLQNNGVARRIYEDSDADLQLKGFYDEVATPLLTDITMIYVGGTNLTKTNFSQYYNGSEIVVAGEIIDNNVEIFTPQVVAISSKQKVTFSNTNGSVDSSVSDGFLQRVWAYLTVKQLLEKELLLSGPEKEKVNKEALELSLTYGFVTPLTSMVVTKPEGESSEIHHKPKEREEALPQSYHRSPMRSYDLHQKVFKLRTRGPVFLNRILRKDAVIPGPPYGSPVSHRFLMKTANDTHPLCFDIVGAVIVKLLHHPGTELYINGVLDSIKNGGFNEIVIHVGADFHIKVEPERISLQQGQNITHYTRAENVTAGRFTVNRSKNEAEVTDGDMRLVILVHEKHGRKFLWPVLRQLPSAGDTEGLLALNRVQYEEVHQDAHTKVKTAKGETDAQRSTAVDLRIRRPVEVGCWLIPADFVLPRPLTDFLVAHV, encoded by the exons ATGGGGAGAGCCTCGGTGCTGCTTACTGTCTTTGGGCTTCTGCTGGCTTTGACTGCGTCACTACCAAACAAG GATGACTGGGACATTTACAGCTTTCACATCAACTCCACTGTGACCAGCCGATATGCCACCACCGTCATCACAAGCCGTGTGGCCAACCGTATGAACGAACCAAAAGAAATTGAATTCCATGTTCAGATTCCCAAGAATGCCTTCATCAGTAGGTTCAGAAT GATGATGGATGGTCAAGTGTATGATGGAGTTGTGAAAACTAAGGAGCAAGCTCAGGAGCAGTACACTAGAGCTGTGTCCCGTGGCGAAAGCGCTGGGATTGTCCG CTCTGTTGGAAGAACCATGGAGGAATTTAAAACCTCTGTAACTGTGGCGGCCCACAAAAAGGTCACCTTTGAACTCACCTATGAGGAGCTGCTGAAGCGAACCCACGGCAAATACGAGCTGCAGATCTATGCTCGACCCATGAAGCCTGTCGAAGACTTCAAG GCTGATGTGCACATTCACGAGAAAGCCGGCGTCAGTTTTGTTGATGTGAAAGGAGGGCTGAGCACCAAAGCCTTGGCTAATGCTATCACTAAAACACATGCAGATAAACAG GCATGGGTACATTTCTATCCAACAGTGgaccaacaaaaaaattgtgacaGCTGTGGAGAAGAAGGGATGAATGGAGATCTGGTTATAACTTACGATGTCAACAGAGACAATGGATTTGGAGACATTAAG ACTTCTGATGGGTACTTTATCCATCACTTTGCTCCATCAAGTCTTCCACGAATACCAAAGAATGTTGTCTTTGTTATCGATCGAAGTGGCTCAATGCGTGGCAGAAAAATTACACAG ACGCGAACTGCTTTACTTCGTATTTTGAATGACCTGGCAGAAGATGACTTCTTTGGTCTCATCAGTTTTGACAGGGAAATAATTCACTTTAAACCGGAACTCGTTCAAGCCACTGCTCTAAATCTGGAGGGAGCGAGAGAGTTTGTGAGGAATATTGAAGACAGAGGAA GTACAGACATCAACGCAGCAGTGTTGGAAGGAGCCCGTATCCTGAATGAACATCCCAGAGAAGGCTCAGCTTCCATCCTTATACTTCTCACAGATGGAGACCCAACATCAG GAGTGACAAATTTTGACACAATACAGTCCAACGTAAAACAGGCGATTGCAGGAAAGTTTCCTCTCTACTGTCTTGGTTTTGGATTTGACGTTAAGTTTGAGTTCTTGGAGAAAATGTCGCTGCAGAACAACGGTGTAGCAAGACGGATTTATGAAGACTCTGATGCTGACTTGCAGCTTAAG GGTTTCTATGATGAAGTGGCCACTCCTCTCCTAACAGATATCACAATGATCTATGTCGGTGGAACCAATCTAACCAAGACTAACTTCAGTCAGTATTATAACGGCTCTGAGATCGTGGTGGCCGGTGAGATCATTGACAACAATGTAGAAATCTTCACTCCTCAAGTTGTGGCCATTTCA agcaaacaaaaagtaacattttctaaCACAAACGGCTCTGTGGATTCTTCGGTCAGTGATGGATTTCTTCAGAGAGTTTGGGCCTACCTCACAGTTAAACAGCTTTTAGAGAAAGA GCTTTTATTATCTGGACCTGAGAAAGAAAAGGTGAATAAAGAGGCTTTGGAGTTGTCCCTGACGTACGGCTTTGTGACACCACTCACATCCATGGTGGTCACCAAGCCTGAGGGGGAGAGCTCAGAAATCCATCACAAACCGAAGGAGAGGGAAGAAGCACTGCCTCAGAGTTATCACAGGTCTCCGATGAGGAGCTATGATCTGCATCAGAAAGTTTTCAAGTTACGTACAAGAGGACCTGTCTTTTTAA ATCGTATCCTGCGGAAAGATGCAGTTATTCCAGGGCCACCGTATGGAT CTCCTGTTTCTCACAGATTTTTGATGAAAACTGCGAATGACACTCATCCACTCTGCTTTGACATTGTTGGAGCTGTAATTGTTAAACTTCTTCATCATCCTGGCACAG AGCTTTACATAAATGGTGTGTTGGACTCAATAAAAAATGGTGGCTTCAATGAGATCGTCATCCACGTCGGCGCTGACTTCCATATCAAGGTGGAACCAGAGAGAATCAGCCTTCAGCAGGGACAAAATATAACTCACTACACAAGAGCGGAAAACGTCACAGCTGGAAG ATTTACAGTGAACAGGAGTAAAAACGAAGCAGAAGTTACAGATGGCGACATGCGTTTGGTCATCTTAGTCCATGAGAAGCATGGGAGGAAATTCCTTTGGCCTGTATTAAGACAGCTGCCATCTGCTGGCGACACTGAAGGACTTTTAG CTTTAAATCGTGTGCAGTATGAAGAGGTTCATCAAGATGCTCACACTAAAGTGAAGACAGCAAAAGGAGAGACTGATGCTCAGCG tTCCACAGCTGTTGACCTCAGGATTAGGAGACCCGTAGAAGTCGGCTGTTGGCTTATTCCTGCTGACTTTGTCCTGCCAAGACCTTTGACTGATTTTCTTGTTGCCCATGTTTAA